The window TGTCTCTTTTTCGTGGTCCTTGATCGGTATCGGTTGGGGCATTTCTGAAGCAACTCTTTGAAAAGAAGGTACCGTTCCTTGGCGTGAAAACTGTCCGTCAAAAAAATGAGCTGCACCATAACAAAACTGCCAAGCCACTTTTATGTCATTTTTTTAACTTGAATTTCCAATTGGCCGAGGACTCGTGCGCTTCAGTCAATATTGATGTTCCCATTCCTGCATTTTTCTTGCTGATAGGTGAGTCGATACTGGATGCATGTCATTTTTTGGAGTGTGTTCATGCATCCGCGATTTCAACGATTACTGGGTTCAAACGGGTTTTCCATCGGATTGGAACTGCCGCTGGATAATGATTGGTCCAGCGATGGTCAACGGCTGCGGATAGCCGAGGACCGCCCCTTTGGTGTGCCTGATTTGAAGCAGCATGCCGCCATGGCGCGCTTGGCCGACCAGTCCGGCTTTCGCGCGCTCTGGGTCCGCGACGTACCGGTTTATGACCCCCACTTCGGCGACGCAGCACAGGTATTCGAAACCTTCTCCTACCTTGGTTATCTGGCCGGCATTACCGACAACATCATGCTGGGTACGGCTGCGGTCGTACTTCCGCTGCGTCAGCCTTGGCTGACCCTCAAGTCGGCCAACAGCATTGATGAGCTAAGTGATGGGCGCCTGCTGCTGGGCGTGGCCAGTGGCGACCGTCCGATGGAATATCCGTTGTTTGGCGTGGATTACGATCAGCGCGGCGAAATCTTCCGCGAGACCGTTGAATTGCTGCGCAGCCAAGGCGAGGGCCGATTGCCCGAAGGGGCACGCTTGCTTCCGAAGCGCGATCAGTCAGCGCCGTTGTTGGTTGCGGGGCTTGGTCAGCAATCTCCAGCGTGGATTGGCCAGCATATGGATGGTTGGCTCGCCTATCCTGGCACGCCGGATGAGCATCGTCGGCGAGTAGGGTTGTGGCGAGAGGTTGGCGGGGATAAACCTTATGTAAGTTTCGTTCACCTGGACTTGGCTGCCAATCCTCATGCGCCAATGCGACGAGTGCGCTTCGGTGGTAGCTGTGGACGGTTGGCATTGATTGACGAACTTCAGGCATTGCGTGAGGCAGGTGTTCAACACGTCGGGCTGCATGTGCGTCGCAGCGAACGGCCGGTCGCAGAGGTTATTGAAGAGATTGCAGAATTCGTGCTGCCGAAGTTTCATTAAAGCTGCGAAATGAAAAAGGGATAGCCAACAGGCTATCCCTTTTTTATCGCACTTTTCTTTCGCCCAAAACAAAACCCCAACTGCTTTCGCAATTGGGGTTTCGGAATTTAATCTTGACGATGACCTACTCTCACATGGGGAAACCCCACACTACCATCGGCGATGCATCGTTTCACTGCTGAGTTCGGGATGGGATCAGGTGGTTCCAACGCTCTATGGTCGTCAAGAAATTCGGGTAC of the Pseudomonas sp. MAG733B genome contains:
- a CDS encoding TIGR03571 family LLM class oxidoreductase — its product is MHPRFQRLLGSNGFSIGLELPLDNDWSSDGQRLRIAEDRPFGVPDLKQHAAMARLADQSGFRALWVRDVPVYDPHFGDAAQVFETFSYLGYLAGITDNIMLGTAAVVLPLRQPWLTLKSANSIDELSDGRLLLGVASGDRPMEYPLFGVDYDQRGEIFRETVELLRSQGEGRLPEGARLLPKRDQSAPLLVAGLGQQSPAWIGQHMDGWLAYPGTPDEHRRRVGLWREVGGDKPYVSFVHLDLAANPHAPMRRVRFGGSCGRLALIDELQALREAGVQHVGLHVRRSERPVAEVIEEIAEFVLPKFH